The genomic stretch TCTAGATCGTTGATCACCAATTCACAAGCGCCGcactgttttttattttccattgcTGGTGTTTGCAAACTTTTTCGCAGCGTTGGATGTGATCACAGCTTCAGCCTATTGTAGGCGGTCACAATGTAGTATGGCTGATTTTTAGATGCGAGGAATCAATAAGTGAAATATGCGACACGGACACCGATAATCTTCAGTACTCCACTTTACAGATCAAACGTAGTTGATAAACAAGCCAATTAACGAAAGACCGAAACGATCAGCAGAATATAACACAGTTTAAAAGCGAAAAAACTAATCATCAATTCACAACAAACGTACTATAAGCAGCAGCGTTGCCAGAAATTTTTGAATGCCATGAGACAGCGATATTGGCTTCTAAACGCAAGATCTACCATTCGTTTCATCACCCGTCGTTGCGTCAGATGTTTCCGTACCAGCCCTACTACTACCAGTCAGCTAATGGGAAACCTACCAGAGTCTAGAGTAGAACCTTCCGTTCGCCGTAACAGGTGTCGACTATGCCGGGCCCTTTTGGACGAAACAAGGATCACGTCGACCTGCAATAGTGAAATCGTACGTAGCAGTGTACGTTTGTATGACGACTAAGGCTGTTCACCTGAAGGCCGTGTCCGATTTGAGCACCGATGCTTTCCTGGCTTCTCTTCGACGACTGATTGCTCGACGGGGCATGATTCGTGAGTTGCACTCGGATAATGCTTCTAACTTCCGAGGCGCCAACCATGAATTAAGAACATTGTACCAACAATTCCATAATCAACAATTCGTTGAGTCGATTCAGCCTTTCTGTAGCAGCCGTGAAATCGAGTGGCACTTCATCCCATCAGATGCCCCTGAATTTGGCGGCTTGTGGGAAGCGGCGGTGAAATCCTGCAAAACTCATCTTAAACGTATTGTCGGTAACGTGAAGTTAACTTTTGAGGAACTGGCTACAGTCTTAGCACAGATTGAGGCTGTCATGAACTCCAGACCGCTGTTTACCATCTCCAATGATCCAGCAGATCCACTTGTGATCACGCCAGGTCACAACCTCATCGGTCGACCACTTACAGCTCCCGCTGAACCATCGTTAGAAGATGTCAAGGTTTCTCGTTTGAGCCGCTGGCAGCATCTCCAACTTCTCCGTGAACAATTTTGGCGTGCTTGGAGCCGAGACTATTTAAACACCCTATAACCCAGGAAAACGTACCTACGAGAGATGCCCAACGTTCGTGTCGGCATGATTGTGCTACTGCATGATCGAAATCAACCTCCTCTCAATTGGAAACTAGGTCGCATCGAAGAAGTCTACCCTGGCGATGATGGGCTTGTACGAGCAGTAGATGTCTTCTCCAACGGTCAACATTTTCGACGTCCAATCAACAAGGTATCAATTCTACCGAATGAGGACAACCGATTAGTTGGAAACTTCGACGATCGCCGAGTTCCGCAACCGGGGGAGGATGTTCCGTCTCCCCACCAAAACTAACCACGACCAATCAGCATCAAGCAGCATCTATGCGAGCCACCGCAGCTGCTATAAAAGAACCCTCTGAAAGGGAAAGCTTTCATTCAGTTTTTTTGTCGCGCAACCATTCACAtcgtagcagcagtagcagaaGACCAAAGAAGAGAATAAATAGTTGGTAGCATAGcagcaaagttgtttttccTGCATTCTTCTTCCTTTGGAGCTGAACAAAAAGCAATTCCCCCAGTTCTTTTCAGGACTAATTAGAGTTCATTTTGAGCCAATTGCAAACTCCGTTCCCCTCTGGTGTTTACAGTCCACCACAAGACGTTCCAGTGcgaacaatatatatatatatatatatatatatatatatatatatatatatatatatatatatatatatatatatatatatatatatatatatatatatatatatatatatatatatatatatatataatggtccgtgggcattttttcgataatccctagggtgtactgaattgcagctaatactgcgacgtaaacagaagcaggattatcgagcttatgggagaccgtcagtgtaga from Wyeomyia smithii strain HCP4-BCI-WySm-NY-G18 chromosome 3, ASM2978416v1, whole genome shotgun sequence encodes the following:
- the LOC129728571 gene encoding uncharacterized protein LOC129728571, whose product is MTTKAVHLKAVSDLSTDAFLASLRRLIARRGMIRELHSDNASNFRGANHELRTLYQQFHNQQFVESIQPFCSSREIEWHFIPSDAPEFGGLWEAAVKSCKTHLKRIVGNVKLTFEELATVLAQIEAVMNSRPLFTISNDPADPLVITPGHNLIGRPLTAPAEPSLEDVKVSRLSRWQHLQLLREQFWRAWSRDYLNTL